A part of Streptococcus porcinus genomic DNA contains:
- the prfA gene encoding peptide chain release factor 1, producing MNIYDQLQSLEDRYEELGELLSDPEVVSDTKRFMQLSKEEANTRDTVTTYRQYKEIIQSIADAEEMIKESGGDAEIEEMAKEELKESKAAKENYEEKLKILLLPKDPNDDKNIILEIRGAAGGDEAALFAGDLLVMYQKFAESQGWRFEVMEASYNGVGGIKEVVAMVSGQSVYSKLKYESGAHRVQRVPVTESQGRVHTSTATVLVMPEIEDVEYEIDPKDLRVDIYHASGAGGQNVNKVATAVRIVHIPTNIKVEMQEERTQQKNRDKAMKIIRARVADHFAQIAQDEQDAERKSTIGTGDRSERIRTYNFPQNRVTDHRIGLTLQKLDTILSGKMDEVIDALIMYDQTQKLESLNK from the coding sequence ATGAATATTTATGATCAGTTGCAATCTCTAGAAGATCGTTACGAGGAATTAGGTGAACTCCTAAGTGACCCAGAAGTTGTCTCAGACACTAAACGTTTTATGCAATTATCTAAAGAAGAGGCCAACACTAGAGATACCGTAACTACTTATCGCCAATATAAGGAGATTATTCAGTCAATTGCTGACGCAGAAGAGATGATTAAAGAATCTGGCGGTGATGCTGAGATTGAAGAAATGGCTAAAGAAGAGCTGAAAGAATCAAAAGCGGCCAAAGAAAACTACGAGGAAAAACTGAAGATTCTACTCTTACCCAAGGATCCAAATGATGATAAAAATATTATCTTAGAAATCAGAGGAGCAGCAGGTGGTGATGAAGCGGCTCTTTTTGCAGGGGACTTGTTGGTTATGTACCAAAAATTTGCTGAGAGTCAAGGATGGCGTTTTGAGGTCATGGAAGCTTCCTACAATGGTGTAGGGGGTATCAAAGAGGTTGTGGCCATGGTTTCAGGTCAGTCGGTTTATTCTAAATTAAAATATGAATCAGGGGCTCACCGTGTCCAACGTGTTCCTGTTACAGAGAGTCAGGGGCGCGTTCATACTTCAACAGCTACTGTTCTTGTTATGCCTGAGATTGAAGACGTAGAATACGAAATTGATCCTAAGGATTTACGGGTTGACATCTACCATGCATCAGGTGCTGGTGGGCAGAATGTCAACAAAGTAGCTACAGCTGTCCGTATTGTCCATATTCCGACCAATATTAAAGTTGAGATGCAAGAAGAGCGAACACAACAAAAAAATCGCGATAAGGCTATGAAGATTATCCGAGCTCGAGTTGCAGACCATTTTGCTCAAATCGCCCAAGATGAACAAGATGCCGAACGCAAATCGACAATTGGGACGGGAGATCGATCTGAACGTATTAGAACTTATAACTTCCCACAAAATCGAGTGACAGACCATCGCATCGGCTTAACACTTCAAAAATTAGATACTATTCTTTCTGGTAAAATGGATGAAGTTATTGACGCTTTGATTATGTATGATCAAACTCAGAAATTGGAATCTTTAAACAAATAA
- a CDS encoding thymidine kinase has translation MAQLYYKYGTMNSGKSIEILKVAHNYEEQNKPVVIMTSALDTRDGFGLVSSRIGMKREAVPISDDMDIFAYIDNLDTKPYCVLIDECQFLSKANVYDLARVVDELHVPVMAFGLKNDFQNQLFEGSKHLLLLADKIDEIKTICQYCSKKAIMQLRMKDGKPVYEGEQIQIGGNESYIPVCRKHYFHPPLDNN, from the coding sequence TTGGCTCAATTATACTATAAATATGGGACGATGAATTCTGGAAAATCCATTGAAATTTTAAAAGTAGCACACAACTATGAAGAGCAGAACAAACCTGTTGTCATCATGACAAGTGCTTTGGATACTCGTGATGGTTTTGGTTTAGTTTCAAGTCGCATTGGCATGAAAAGAGAAGCAGTACCCATTTCTGATGATATGGATATTTTTGCTTATATAGATAATTTGGATACAAAACCTTATTGTGTCTTGATTGATGAATGTCAGTTTTTAAGTAAAGCGAATGTTTATGACTTAGCACGAGTTGTCGATGAGCTCCATGTTCCTGTTATGGCATTTGGATTAAAAAATGATTTTCAGAACCAGCTCTTTGAAGGATCAAAACATCTTTTGCTCCTAGCTGACAAAATTGATGAAATTAAAACAATTTGTCAATATTGTAGTAAAAAGGCTATCATGCAATTACGGATGAAAGATGGAAAACCTGTCTATGAGGGGGAGCAGATTCAAATTGGAGGCAATGAAAGTTATATTCCCGTTTGTCGCAAGCATTACTTTCACCCGCCATTAGATAACAACTAA
- a CDS encoding lysozyme family protein, with product MLKFLKRVIFLVFLIFCIFQLYVTHQNVKNVMRYKPMVEKTLAEHDTDTNLNLVLAMIYTETKGGSADVMQSSESSSGKTNSITDSQVSIKHGVKLLSENLQLAEEAGVDSWTAIQAYNFGSNYIHYVAQNGGENSLALAKKYSREVVAPSLGNTTGETYIYYHPLAIISGGQLYKNGGNFYYSREVHFNLYLIKFFSKF from the coding sequence ATGTTGAAATTTTTAAAGCGCGTCATTTTCTTAGTCTTTCTGATTTTTTGTATCTTTCAGCTTTATGTTACTCATCAGAATGTAAAAAATGTCATGCGCTATAAACCTATGGTCGAAAAAACGTTAGCTGAACATGACACCGATACGAATCTCAATTTAGTTCTTGCTATGATTTATACTGAAACTAAAGGTGGCTCAGCTGATGTTATGCAGTCAAGTGAAAGTAGTAGTGGAAAGACTAATTCTATAACAGATAGTCAAGTGTCAATTAAACACGGTGTTAAACTCCTATCAGAGAATTTACAACTAGCTGAAGAAGCAGGAGTAGACTCATGGACTGCTATTCAAGCATACAACTTTGGTTCAAATTATATCCATTATGTTGCTCAAAATGGTGGTGAAAACTCTTTGGCATTGGCTAAAAAATATTCAAGAGAGGTCGTTGCCCCCAGCCTTGGTAACACGACTGGGGAAACCTACATCTATTATCATCCCTTAGCTATTATTTCAGGTGGTCAGTTATATAAAAACGGAGGGAATTTCTACTATTCTCGTGAAGTTCACTTTAATTTGTACCTCATTAAATTCTTTTCAAAATTTTAA
- the glyA gene encoding serine hydroxymethyltransferase — translation MIFDIDNYEAFDPELWEAIHAEEERQEHNIELIASENIVSKAVMKAQGSLLTNKYAEGYPGKRYYGGTECVDIVENLAIERAKKLFGAKFANVQAHSGSQANAAAYMALIEAGDTVLGMDLAAGGHLTHGSPVNFSGKTYHFVGYSVDPNTEMLDYDAILEQAKEVQPKLIVAGASAYSRIIDFERFRHIADQVGAYLMVDMAHIAGLVAAGLHPNPVPFADVTTSTTHKTLRGPRGGLILTNNENLAKKINSAVFPGLQGGPLEHVIAAKAVSFKEALDPAFTDYAKNVIANTSAMAQVFAEDERFRLISGGTDNHVFLVDVTKVIESGKVAQNLLDDVHITLNKNSIPFETLSPFKTSGIRIGCAAITSRGMGVEESKAIAHLIIKALVNHQDQTVLNEVRQEVRSITNRFPLYSN, via the coding sequence ATGATTTTTGATATAGATAATTATGAAGCGTTTGATCCAGAATTATGGGAAGCCATTCATGCTGAAGAAGAAAGGCAAGAGCACAATATTGAATTAATTGCTTCGGAGAATATTGTCTCTAAGGCTGTAATGAAAGCACAAGGTTCCCTCTTAACAAATAAATATGCTGAAGGCTATCCTGGTAAACGTTATTATGGGGGTACAGAATGTGTTGATATCGTTGAAAATTTAGCCATTGAACGTGCAAAAAAACTTTTTGGTGCTAAATTTGCTAATGTTCAAGCCCATTCAGGTAGTCAAGCTAACGCAGCAGCTTACATGGCTTTAATTGAGGCGGGAGATACGGTGCTAGGTATGGATTTGGCTGCCGGTGGCCATTTGACACATGGCTCACCAGTCAACTTTTCGGGTAAAACGTATCACTTTGTCGGTTATTCTGTTGATCCTAACACAGAAATGCTTGATTATGACGCTATTTTAGAACAAGCCAAAGAAGTGCAACCCAAGCTAATTGTAGCAGGAGCATCCGCATATTCTAGAATCATTGATTTTGAAAGATTCCGTCACATCGCTGATCAAGTAGGTGCCTATTTAATGGTTGACATGGCTCATATTGCAGGCTTAGTAGCAGCGGGTCTCCATCCAAACCCAGTGCCTTTTGCTGATGTGACAACATCCACCACTCACAAAACCTTGCGGGGCCCACGTGGTGGTTTGATTTTAACTAATAATGAAAACCTTGCTAAGAAAATCAATTCAGCTGTCTTTCCTGGCTTACAAGGCGGTCCGCTTGAGCATGTTATAGCTGCAAAAGCTGTATCTTTTAAAGAAGCTTTAGATCCAGCTTTTACGGACTATGCTAAAAATGTTATTGCAAACACGTCGGCAATGGCACAAGTTTTTGCTGAAGATGAACGCTTCCGCCTTATTTCAGGCGGTACAGATAATCACGTTTTCTTAGTAGATGTAACAAAAGTCATCGAAAGTGGTAAAGTGGCGCAAAATCTTTTAGATGATGTCCATATCACTCTAAATAAAAATTCCATTCCTTTTGAAACCTTGTCACCCTTTAAAACCTCTGGTATCCGTATTGGCTGTGCTGCCATTACAAGTCGAGGAATGGGGGTTGAAGAAAGCAAAGCTATTGCTCACTTAATCATAAAAGCACTTGTTAATCATCAGGATCAAACCGTTTTAAACGAGGTTCGACAAGAAGTTCGTTCTATCACTAATCGTTTCCCATTATATAGTAATTGA
- a CDS encoding xanthine phosphoribosyltransferase, translated as MKLLEERILKDGDILGENILKVDKFLTHQVDFELMQEIGQVFAKAYQKHGITKVVTIEASGIAPALYTAQALKVPMIFAKKHKNITMTEGILTAEVYSFTKQVSSTVSIASRVLSSKDKVLIIDDFLANGQAAKGLIEIIKQAGADVVGVGIVIEKSFQPGRQLLEEFDLEVTSLVRIQNFENGQPIFMEADA; from the coding sequence ATGAAATTATTGGAAGAGCGTATTCTTAAGGATGGTGATATATTAGGAGAAAACATCTTAAAAGTAGATAAGTTTCTCACGCATCAAGTTGATTTTGAGCTGATGCAAGAAATTGGTCAAGTATTTGCGAAAGCTTATCAAAAACATGGCATAACAAAAGTGGTCACTATTGAAGCGTCTGGTATAGCTCCTGCTCTTTACACAGCACAGGCTTTAAAAGTACCAATGATTTTTGCTAAGAAACATAAAAACATTACCATGACCGAAGGGATTCTGACAGCAGAAGTTTATTCCTTCACTAAACAAGTGTCTAGTACTGTTTCAATTGCCAGCAGGGTTTTATCCTCAAAAGACAAGGTTTTGATTATTGATGATTTTTTGGCAAATGGCCAGGCTGCTAAAGGTCTAATTGAAATCATTAAGCAAGCTGGAGCTGACGTAGTTGGTGTCGGTATTGTCATTGAAAAATCATTTCAACCTGGACGGCAATTATTGGAAGAATTCGATCTTGAGGTTACCTCATTGGTAAGAATTCAAAATTTTGAAAATGGTCAACCAATTTTTATGGAGGCTGATGCCTAA
- a CDS encoding nucleobase:cation symporter-2 family protein → MTTSKEHSHSQSALLGLQHLLSMYAGSILVPIMIAGAIGYSSRELTYLISTDIFMCGVATFLQLQLNKYFGVGLPVVLGCAFQSVAPLSIIGSKQGSGAMFGALIVSGIFVIAIAGVFSKIARFFPAIVTGSVITTIGLSLIPVAIGNMGNNADKPSLQSLTLATLTIVIILLIQKFASGFIKSIAILIGLISGTIIAAMMGVVDTVAVANAPWVHIPTPFYFGAPTFELTSIVMMCIIAIVSMVESTGVYLALSDITNEKLDSKRLRNGYRSEGLAVLLGGLFNTFPYTGFSQNVGLVRLSGIKTRRPIYYTAAFLVFIGLLPKLGAMAQMIPNPVLGGAMLVLFGMVALQGMQMLTRVDFTNNEANFMIAALSISVGVGFNGTKLFASLPTTANMFLTNGIVVATVTAVTLNLIFNGHTKKN, encoded by the coding sequence ATGACGACAAGTAAAGAACATTCCCACTCACAATCGGCTCTTCTTGGATTACAACATCTTTTGTCCATGTATGCAGGTTCCATTTTAGTACCGATAATGATTGCCGGAGCTATCGGCTATTCTTCAAGAGAGTTAACATACTTAATTTCAACTGATATTTTTATGTGTGGTGTAGCCACTTTCTTACAATTACAACTTAATAAATACTTCGGTGTTGGTTTACCAGTTGTTTTAGGATGCGCCTTTCAATCCGTCGCTCCTTTATCTATTATTGGTTCTAAACAAGGATCAGGAGCGATGTTTGGAGCCTTGATTGTTTCTGGAATTTTTGTCATTGCTATTGCTGGAGTTTTCTCAAAGATAGCCCGTTTTTTCCCTGCTATTGTAACAGGTTCTGTTATTACAACTATTGGGTTGTCACTGATCCCTGTTGCTATCGGCAACATGGGAAATAATGCTGATAAACCAAGTCTCCAAAGTTTAACTTTAGCAACTCTCACAATCGTTATTATTCTCCTTATCCAAAAATTTGCAAGTGGTTTTATTAAATCTATTGCTATATTAATTGGTCTTATTTCAGGAACAATTATTGCTGCTATGATGGGAGTCGTTGATACAGTAGCAGTTGCCAATGCGCCATGGGTTCATATACCCACACCATTTTATTTTGGAGCACCAACTTTTGAACTGACCTCGATAGTGATGATGTGTATTATAGCTATTGTATCTATGGTAGAATCAACAGGTGTTTACTTAGCCTTATCTGATATTACTAATGAGAAATTAGATAGCAAACGTCTTCGCAATGGTTATCGTTCAGAAGGTCTAGCTGTTCTTTTGGGTGGTTTATTTAATACTTTCCCATATACTGGTTTTTCCCAAAATGTCGGTCTCGTTAGGTTATCCGGTATTAAAACACGTCGGCCAATTTATTACACTGCAGCTTTCCTTGTTTTCATTGGCTTATTACCTAAACTTGGAGCAATGGCACAAATGATACCAAACCCCGTTCTAGGTGGTGCGATGTTAGTCCTTTTTGGAATGGTAGCTTTACAAGGAATGCAGATGTTAACTCGTGTTGATTTTACAAATAATGAAGCTAATTTTATGATTGCTGCCCTCTCTATATCAGTAGGAGTAGGCTTTAACGGGACTAAACTATTTGCAAGTCTGCCAACGACAGCTAATATGTTTTTGACCAATGGAATTGTCGTTGCAACTGTAACGGCAGTTACCTTAAACTTGATTTTTAACGGACATACAAAGAAAAACTAA
- a CDS encoding FAD:protein FMN transferase, with product MLVTKRVHMMGTVIDIQIESQKGPEQLNTVCNLLEIYKNRFSANDSDSELMAINESSGQQAVKVHPDLLELISIGKAQSLATPSNLNIAIGPLVQSWRIGFSDAKVPSENDIKKELALTNPDNICIDSDNKTVYLADKGMKIDLGSLAKGYIADKIMAYLINDGIKSALINLGGNVLVHGANPKRADGLFYIGIQHPQKSRGHNLGIVKIHNQSVVTSGIYERRLHVDGKDYHHIFDKHTGFPITTDMASLTIIADSSLDCEIWTTRLFGLNSLKVFNIINCEPNIEGIIVTKDQRLAVSTGLKKSFTISY from the coding sequence ATGCTAGTTACTAAGCGAGTCCACATGATGGGGACTGTTATTGATATCCAAATTGAATCACAAAAAGGGCCTGAACAGCTGAACACAGTGTGCAATTTGCTTGAAATCTATAAAAATCGCTTCAGTGCAAATGATAGTGACTCTGAGCTAATGGCTATTAATGAGTCTTCAGGCCAACAAGCTGTGAAGGTCCATCCGGATTTATTAGAATTGATTAGCATCGGCAAGGCACAAAGTCTAGCCACTCCTAGCAATTTGAATATTGCCATTGGCCCTCTTGTTCAAAGCTGGCGAATTGGCTTTTCAGACGCGAAAGTTCCTTCTGAAAATGATATAAAAAAAGAATTGGCTCTAACTAATCCAGATAACATTTGTATTGATTCGGATAATAAAACAGTTTACTTAGCTGATAAGGGTATGAAAATTGACTTAGGATCTCTCGCCAAAGGCTATATTGCTGATAAAATAATGGCCTATCTCATCAATGATGGTATAAAGTCAGCCCTTATTAATTTAGGAGGAAATGTCCTTGTACACGGGGCTAATCCCAAACGAGCTGATGGCCTATTTTATATTGGTATCCAGCACCCTCAAAAGTCACGAGGACATAACCTCGGAATTGTAAAAATCCATAATCAGTCCGTTGTTACCTCGGGCATTTATGAAAGAAGACTACATGTGGATGGAAAAGACTATCACCACATCTTTGATAAGCATACTGGTTTTCCTATTACAACTGATATGGCAAGTTTAACAATTATTGCCGATTCTTCATTAGATTGTGAAATTTGGACGACACGCTTATTTGGTCTTAATAGTTTAAAAGTTTTCAATATCATTAATTGTGAGCCAAACATTGAAGGGATTATTGTCACAAAAGATCAAAGACTGGCTGTCTCAACTGGGCTAAAAAAATCATTCACTATTTCATATTAA
- a CDS encoding 4-oxalocrotonate tautomerase: MPFVKIDLFEGRSQEQKNELAREVTEVVARIAQAPKENIHVFINDLPEGTYFPQGEMKRKS; encoded by the coding sequence ATGCCATTTGTTAAAATTGATTTATTTGAAGGTCGTAGTCAAGAACAAAAAAATGAGCTAGCTCGTGAGGTCACTGAAGTCGTCGCACGTATCGCTCAAGCACCTAAAGAAAATATCCACGTTTTTATAAACGACTTACCAGAAGGAACTTATTTTCCCCAAGGTGAAATGAAACGAAAATCATAA
- the nox gene encoding H2O-forming NADH oxidase: MSKIVVVGTNHAGTAAIKTMLSNYGLENEIVTFDQNSNISFLGCGMALWIGEQIDGPEGLFYSNKEQLESMGAKVYMESPVLNIDYDKKEVTALVEGQEHVESYDKLILATGSQPIIPPIKGVEIVEGSREFKATLENLQFVKLYQNSSDVIEKLEKPGINRVAVVGAGYIGVELAEAFQRKGKEVILVDIAETCMGGYYDRDFTDLMSKNLEEHGIQLAFGQAVQAVEGDGKVERLVTDKDSFDVDMVIMAVGFRPNTELGRGQLDTFRNGAWIVDKKQETSMKDVYAIGDCATIYDNARDDINYIALASNAVRTGIVAAHNACGHELEGAGVQGSNGISIYGLNMVSTGLTLEKAKEAGYNALEASYNDLQKPEFIKHGNHKVAIKIVYDRDSRVVLGCQMVSKEDISMGIHMFSLAIQEKVTIEKLSLMDIFFLPHFNKPYNYITMAALGAE, translated from the coding sequence ATGAGTAAAATCGTTGTTGTTGGAACAAATCATGCGGGAACAGCCGCAATTAAAACCATGCTCTCCAACTATGGATTAGAAAATGAGATTGTCACTTTTGATCAGAATTCAAACATTTCATTCCTTGGATGTGGAATGGCTTTATGGATTGGTGAGCAAATTGATGGCCCAGAAGGTCTCTTTTATTCTAATAAAGAACAGTTAGAATCCATGGGTGCTAAAGTTTATATGGAATCGCCTGTTTTAAACATTGACTATGACAAAAAAGAAGTAACAGCACTAGTGGAAGGTCAAGAACATGTTGAAAGCTATGACAAATTAATTCTTGCAACCGGATCACAACCAATTATACCACCTATTAAAGGTGTTGAAATCGTTGAAGGGTCAAGAGAATTTAAAGCAACTTTAGAAAACTTACAATTTGTTAAACTTTACCAAAATTCATCTGATGTTATTGAAAAGTTAGAAAAACCAGGAATTAATCGAGTAGCAGTTGTTGGGGCAGGTTACATAGGTGTTGAACTGGCAGAGGCTTTCCAACGAAAAGGAAAAGAAGTAATCCTTGTTGATATTGCTGAAACATGTATGGGTGGTTACTACGATCGTGATTTCACTGATTTAATGAGTAAAAACCTTGAAGAGCATGGCATTCAATTAGCCTTCGGACAAGCTGTTCAGGCAGTTGAAGGAGATGGAAAAGTAGAACGACTTGTCACTGATAAAGACAGCTTTGACGTTGACATGGTTATCATGGCAGTTGGCTTCCGTCCAAATACTGAGCTAGGACGTGGTCAATTAGATACCTTCCGTAATGGAGCATGGATTGTTGATAAAAAACAAGAAACAAGCATGAAAGATGTCTATGCTATTGGAGATTGTGCAACTATTTATGATAACGCACGAGATGATATTAACTACATTGCCTTAGCATCAAATGCTGTACGGACAGGAATAGTTGCTGCTCATAATGCTTGTGGACATGAACTGGAAGGAGCAGGTGTTCAAGGATCAAACGGTATTTCAATTTACGGCCTAAACATGGTTTCAACTGGTTTAACCCTAGAAAAGGCAAAAGAAGCTGGTTATAATGCCTTGGAAGCTAGCTACAATGATTTACAAAAACCAGAATTTATCAAACATGGAAATCATAAAGTGGCAATCAAAATCGTTTACGATAGAGACAGTCGTGTTGTCTTAGGCTGTCAAATGGTTTCAAAAGAGGACATCTCAATGGGAATTCACATGTTCTCATTAGCTATCCAAGAGAAGGTAACCATTGAAAAATTATCTCTAATGGATATTTTCTTCTTACCTCACTTCAATAAACCATATAATTACATCACAATGGCTGCTTTAGGGGCAGAATAA
- the prmC gene encoding peptide chain release factor N(5)-glutamine methyltransferase, which translates to MNYASQIAEYEQALVQIGDDPENLSYVFREVKEWSLLDFLLHQNQQVSAEDHVLLKSIFEQLYRGRSPQYITGKAYFRDLILTVNESVLIPRPETEELVALILAENEREDLQLLDIGTGSGAIAISLKKERPTWKVVASDISQEAIQVAQFNAWNMETEITFRQSDLFSSLSGKFDIIVSNPPYIAFADKKEVGRNVLVSEPHLALFAEEGGLAMYRSILEQAEHYLSPQGKIYFEIGYKQGQALRELVKSTFPEKRFRLKQDCYGKDRMVIIDNG; encoded by the coding sequence ATGAATTATGCCAGTCAGATAGCAGAATATGAGCAAGCACTAGTCCAAATTGGCGATGATCCTGAAAACTTATCTTATGTTTTCAGAGAAGTGAAAGAATGGTCTCTTTTGGACTTTTTACTACATCAAAATCAGCAAGTAAGTGCAGAAGACCACGTTCTTCTAAAATCTATTTTTGAGCAATTATATAGAGGTCGTTCTCCTCAATATATTACCGGAAAAGCCTACTTTCGAGATTTGATTCTGACTGTTAATGAGTCAGTTTTAATCCCACGTCCTGAAACAGAGGAACTTGTGGCATTGATTCTTGCGGAGAATGAGAGAGAAGACCTTCAACTCTTAGATATAGGGACTGGTAGCGGCGCTATTGCTATCAGCCTCAAAAAAGAAAGACCAACATGGAAAGTTGTAGCTTCTGATATCTCTCAAGAAGCCATTCAGGTTGCTCAATTTAATGCTTGGAACATGGAGACAGAAATTACTTTTAGGCAGTCGGATCTTTTTAGTTCCCTTTCAGGAAAGTTTGATATCATTGTCTCTAATCCCCCTTATATCGCTTTTGCTGACAAGAAAGAAGTAGGACGTAATGTTTTAGTTTCCGAACCACATTTGGCCCTTTTTGCAGAGGAGGGAGGACTTGCTATGTATCGCTCTATTTTAGAACAAGCAGAACATTACTTGTCGCCGCAAGGGAAAATCTACTTTGAAATTGGTTATAAGCAGGGGCAGGCGCTTCGTGAATTAGTCAAATCCACTTTCCCAGAAAAAAGGTTTCGCCTAAAACAAGATTGTTATGGAAAGGATCGTATGGTAATTATTGATAATGGATAA
- a CDS encoding nucleoid-associated protein, producing MLDIYIRKLVIHQFSPNDTNLFFNDNELSITPRIDDYFRKKLEKVFSDEAKRGRMNHENTFRQLISDDFVSSSKAVAQAWKEAFVISENQKTNDLVFIRFEKDGQAYFAFLRITLRESFAHTNISEENPLSITQNNLPSATQTPDEALVINLESNDYYLIEKRIKHNGSFSNYFSETLLKVQPEQSVKKSIKTIEQTAQKIAENFNQDDFAFQSKMKSAISKNLENGDHLSPEKLADQLFDNNLTARLTFVDQVKETIPEPIKISDIDHTRQLKKLESQKLSLSNGIELTVPNAIYQDADSVEFIMNDDGTYSILIKNIEDIKNK from the coding sequence ATGTTAGATATTTATATACGTAAATTAGTTATTCATCAATTTTCACCAAATGATACAAACTTATTCTTTAATGACAACGAGTTAAGTATTACGCCCCGTATTGATGATTATTTCCGAAAAAAGTTAGAAAAAGTCTTCTCTGATGAAGCTAAAAGAGGTCGGATGAATCATGAGAATACTTTTCGTCAACTGATAAGTGATGATTTTGTAAGTAGTAGTAAGGCGGTTGCTCAAGCTTGGAAAGAAGCATTTGTTATCTCGGAAAACCAAAAAACCAATGATTTAGTTTTTATCAGGTTTGAGAAAGACGGACAGGCCTATTTTGCCTTTCTAAGAATCACTCTTAGAGAATCTTTTGCGCATACTAATATTTCGGAAGAAAATCCCTTAAGTATTACCCAAAATAATTTACCCAGCGCAACACAAACACCCGATGAAGCCCTAGTTATCAACCTTGAAAGCAACGATTATTATCTAATTGAGAAAAGAATCAAGCACAATGGTAGTTTTTCAAATTATTTTTCGGAAACCCTATTAAAAGTTCAACCAGAGCAGTCTGTTAAAAAATCAATTAAGACTATTGAACAAACCGCACAAAAAATAGCCGAAAACTTCAATCAAGATGACTTTGCTTTTCAATCAAAGATGAAGTCAGCTATTTCAAAAAATCTTGAAAATGGTGATCACCTATCCCCTGAAAAGTTAGCTGATCAATTATTTGATAATAATCTGACAGCACGTTTAACATTTGTGGACCAGGTGAAAGAGACTATACCAGAACCGATTAAAATCAGCGATATTGACCATACACGACAACTTAAAAAGTTGGAGAGTCAAAAATTATCATTGTCTAATGGTATTGAATTAACAGTTCCAAATGCAATTTATCAAGATGCTGACTCGGTTGAATTTATCATGAATGATGATGGAACCTATTCTATACTCATTAAAAATATAGAGGATATCAAAAATAAATAA
- a CDS encoding L-threonylcarbamoyladenylate synthase: MDKLKSIIENGGALVLPTETVYGLFAKAMDEQAVNMVYTLKQRPREKAMNLNVADYQAILDYSKDQPTYLKELYDAFLPGPLTIILKANDRVPFWINSGKDTVGFRLPKHPVTEQLIRIAGPLIGPSANLSGRQSGCQYAEIIKAFHNRVEGYEDDQSLTGQDSTIIDLSGPKAKILRQGSISAADIQTKISGIVFE; the protein is encoded by the coding sequence ATGGATAAACTTAAATCAATTATTGAAAATGGAGGAGCCTTAGTTTTACCAACTGAAACGGTTTACGGTCTATTTGCCAAAGCTATGGATGAGCAAGCTGTAAATATGGTCTATACCCTCAAGCAACGACCGAGAGAAAAAGCTATGAACTTGAATGTAGCTGATTATCAAGCCATTTTAGACTATTCTAAGGATCAGCCAACTTATTTAAAGGAACTATATGATGCTTTTTTACCTGGTCCACTAACCATTATTTTGAAAGCCAATGATCGAGTTCCTTTTTGGATTAATTCTGGTAAAGACACTGTCGGCTTTCGTCTACCTAAACATCCTGTAACAGAGCAGTTAATAAGGATAGCCGGACCCTTAATTGGTCCTTCCGCCAATTTATCAGGTAGACAAAGTGGTTGTCAATATGCTGAGATTATAAAAGCTTTTCACAATCGAGTAGAAGGCTATGAAGATGATCAGTCTCTGACAGGGCAAGATTCAACAATTATCGACTTGTCTGGTCCTAAGGCTAAAATTTTAAGACAAGGGAGTATAAGTGCTGCCGATATTCAAACTAAAATTAGTGGGATTGTTTTTGAATAA